Genomic window (Hippoglossus stenolepis isolate QCI-W04-F060 chromosome 11, HSTE1.2, whole genome shotgun sequence):
gtgttaacattgTAAATACACTTGATGAATTCTGACCTGTCTCCTCTTTGCCTTTTCACCAGCACGCTGATGTGTCTTTATTAACATGCACTCCGTTCTACTTCttctctccctgtcctcctttctcttcctcttttctgtctttccaaTCTCTAACATTTCTGATGTGGCTCACCTTTTGCCCGTTTTCTGCATTTGGTTTCAtcctcttgttttcctctttctttttctctgtcccGTCTTTCTTCTTATTAATACCATGTGGTGGTTTGGCTGTATAAGGACATTGCATTGGGATCCTGACCCCTCTACTCTGCAACTGCACTCCGACTCTGAGCTGATGGGGtactgctcctcctctctcctttagCTTGTCTTCCAGCCTTAATCAGTTTTTGTGGTTTCATCTTAGATTTGTCCAAATGTGTTAATATTATCTCTGTGCATCACTATTTCTGTTACTTCATGTAAACGTTGCATTCAGTTCCACTGTATCTCAATCCTGTGTATGTGTTAGCTTATGTCCACTGTggttttatgtgtctgtgtgtgtgtgtgtatgtgcagacGTGGAGCTGTGAGGCTGGGCATGTCCAAATTGACCCAGGTGGACTTTGTCCCGAAGGAAATGGTGTCTTACTGCAAAGAAACGCAGACACCCACCGATGCATTGTCACACGCTGATCAAAAAGCaggtaaaaaaacacagacacataccaACTTTACCTCTTCTCCAACCTTTTTTGTGAAAACGAAATTgaatgtgtggttgtgtgtgttccagatgaggaagaggatgaggagatagctgctgctcctccagtaGAAGACAACGAAGAAAAAGATGAACAGGGTGAACAGCAGGATGAGGGTGAGGACCTAAGTTTGTAACAtgtaaataacaataacagtgaCAGGAAATGCTTTTTAATAATGCTGATTACTGGAAAGAGTAGTTTCAGCTTACATTATCCAACTTTTGAGTTAATTTCTATCCACTAAATTCAGTTCAGTATCATAAGAAAAGTGAAGATCTTTTTTTAACGTTTTTTCCTCCTTGAATACTGAATAATCTTTGTATAGATACTCCCAAGGAGCTGACTGaagaagagaagctgcaggtcaTGCACTCCGAGGAGTTCTTGTCGTTTTTCGAGCGAGGCAGCAGAATTGTTGAGAGAGCTCTGGCTGAGCACGTGGACGTCTGCTTCGACTACAGCGGCAGAGATCTGGAGGATAAGGAGGGGTGAGGCAAATTAACAAACCTTAGTGTAAATCCTGTAACTAGAGAAAAtgtgatggacagatggataggTGGTGTAAGTACTCATTTTTCTCCGTCTTTTTCAGTGACCTGCAGGCAGGTGCAAAGCTGGTTCTGAACAGACAGTTTGCAGATGAGCGCTGGACTAAAAACAGAGTGGTCACCTGTCTTGACTGGTCCCCTCAGGTATGAGGTGTTTGTCATTGATGCCCACAGAGAAATTCTAGCTTTTAAGAAAAGTCTGTATTaattcattttagatttttaaatccCTTTAAAGATTTTTACTTTGCTCCACTGCTTCTAATATTGGTTGCTATGTTCCTCCCAGTACCCAGAACTGCTCCTGGCCTCATACAACAACAATGAGGATGCTCCTCATGAGCCTGACGGAGTGGCACTGGTCTGGAACATGAAGTACAAGAAGGGGACACCTGAGTACATCTTCCACTGCCAGGTGAGGGCAGAACTCACATGCTGTTGCTCTGCAAGCAACTCATTTTCTTtgaaggttttttatttattccttaGTATGAGAGTGTGAGTATGTAGGACTTAGTGATATCTAGTAGTGAAGCTGAATATTACAACAATCCCCTCACCTGACCCTCTACTCCCAGTCATGTTGGAGAGGCTAGGGCAGCCTTCGGGTAATGTAAAAACAGTAAAGGCCATCTGGGGAGCCAGTATTTGGTTTGTCCACTTagggctactgtagaaacatgcaACATGACGGACTCTGGTAGAGGACCCGCTTCTGATGTAGATATAGAGAGCTCATTGTAaggtaataaaaacataattatgactattatattaaatttctgccaatagattccCCTAAATCCTACACAGTGGAtctttgaataatttattttatgctttagaaaaccaaacattaaGACAGAagcaaaatattttaattatattttttccattCTGCAGTCAGAGGTGATGTCAGCTGGATTTGCAAAGTTTCACCCCAACCTGGTGGTGGGTGGGACGTATTCGGGACAGATTGTCCTGTGGGACAACAGGAGCAACAAGCGCACCCCTGTCCAGAGAACCCCcctgtctgcagctgctcatACAGTAAAGCATCACAGCTCACGCACCTTTTTGGTTTTTCAGCCAGTATTTTGTCAGTTGTTCTTTCTGGATGATGTTTATGTTGCTGTGCTCTGTCCTGTGTTCAGCACCCAGTCTACTGTGTGAACGTGGTGGGAACCCAGAACGCCAACAACCTGATCAGCATTTCCACTGATGGAAAAATGTGCTCTTGGAGCCTTGACATGCTCTCACAGCCGCAGGTATGATGACTGTGCGTGGAAGATGTACAGACACTGTTGTTAAATGACAGGGAGTCTGAGgttgtgtgattttcttttctctccctgcaggaCAGTCTGGAGCTGGTGTTCAAACAGAGCAAGGCAGTGGCTGTTACCTCCATGGCCTTCCCTCTGGGAGACGTGAACAACTTTGTGGTGGGTAGCGAGGACGGCTCCGTCTACACCGCCTGTCGACACGGGAGGTGAGAGTTCTTTCTAATATCAGATTCCTGTTAGCatgttgaataaacactgaGACTTCCTAAAAGTAATGGGAAAGCCGTTTGGGGAAAGACAGTAATTAGTAGTGTTCGTCACGACATCTGAAATTTGTGTTAAGGTAATCTTCTGTGTCTTCAATTTGTGTTACAGTAAGGCAGGTATCACTGAGGTGTTTGAAGGCCACCATGGTCCAGTGACTGGGCTGAGCTGTCACAGCGCTGGTGGACCAGTTGACTtctctcatctcttcatctcctcctcttttgaTTGGACCGTCAAACTCTGGAGCACCAaggtgagacacacacgcacacacttctATTAGAGGCACCATTAGCTACGCTCCTTTACTTGAAtccatttctccctctcctcctccttacagAGTACCCGTCCACTGTACTCATTCGAGGACAGCTGTGACTACGTCTATGATGCGATGTGGTCTCCGACACACCCTGCTCTGTTTGCTTGTGTGGACCTCGCCGGACGTCTGGACCTGTGGAACCTCAACAATGACACTGAagtatgcaaacacacacacacactgaaactcaaGACCTTAATTTCCCCCTTAAAGACTGGAGGCATGTATAAACAGTCACCCTGGCAATATAATACCTGGACTAGCACTActgaagcgagagagagagagagaaatttaaattaaatttagtcttatctttaaaaaatagaCTGTAAAAgtatgatatatttattttctggcACCATATTAGagtaatttcagttttttcaacTAACTGGGCAAGAAAGTGAATTACCGTACTTCCAAAATGTCTTTTAGGAATCATACAATTTTCTGCTAAGATTGTTTCATAAGCTTTTTGAAAGCACAGTTTTATCATAGAATGGAATCACTCGGGACCTTCCATGAATCTTCTTTCTTATaagttgatgtgtgttttctagGTTCCCAccgccagtgtgtgtgtggaggggtcTCCAGCACTGAACCGTGTGAGATGGGCTCACACTGGAAAAGAGATCGCCACTGGGGACTCAGACGGACAGGTGCAGGTCTACGACGTAGGAGAGGTGAGACGTCGTGGCttttttactattattttttttgtaatttcagCCATTGCTACACAAGCTAAAGCTCGAACAATATGGAGTTTTGGGGGCCAATGCAGATACTGATAGTGGTGTAAACAATTCTGATGCCCTATTGAGATAATAagtatattttgaaaaacatggctgtaattgaggcttgatattttacagtttaagcaTTAACTTATCAAATTATAACTTagaaataactgtaaataaaaagaaaatccaaataCAGCCAAATATGtcatcatattttttttttacgtaaaatgtgaacataaatgcacatcttcactgtttgttctggtaaataaaagttttcatctCTGTATTTATCCTCCGTGCTCAAACTAAATCCAGTGAAATCACCTTTTGTTTCCACGTTCTCTCTTTGACACACTGCTGGTGCGTTGtccttgtgtttctgcagcaaaTCTGCGTGCCAAAGGCTGACGAGTGGACACGCTTCGTCAGGACGCTGGCTGAGATCAATGAGAACCGAGATGAAGCTGAGGAACTGGCCAATGTCTGATAATGTACACCCCACCTCACTAACAACTGCTCATAATTCCTCTTCAGGGGCCTGTTGCACCAATTGGTTCTTTGTTAAGTCAGTCTTTTTTAAGACCAGTCTTTGTAATGGACTTAAGTTCAGTTGCACCAACTGAACATAAGACTTAGTCTTAACTACGCCCGGTCTTAGCAATGCACAGTCATGTAAAAGCGCACTTTTACAGACCATTAACGCTGACAGCCCAACTGGCTTGTTTCACATTTAGATATCAAACAGTTGTTGCTATCATTATTAACAGTAGCTTACTAATATAAAATGAAttcaaaggttcagtgtgtagaatctagtgacatctagtggtgaagtctCACattccccttccaaacataaaggagaacctgtggtaaccttcaaTTGTCAAACTAAactcaaaggtgtttagtttgtccagtttggacgactgtaaaaaaaaaaaaaaaggcggcctccgtagagaggacccgcgcccgatgtaaatataaagtatttaaatataaaaggcccattctagggtaaagtaAATGACAACTTGTACAATTTAAtgaaacacactaatgaaaatatcactagaattattttatataaaatttctgccaatagatccctttcacctaaatcttacacactgaaccttttaatgGAGCAAATGTAATGGAATGGAGCAGAGATCATAGACCTCTTCACAGAACATGTTGGTTTCTGAGACggttaactttaaaaaatacacaatcgTAAACCTTGTTTCAGTCACTCAGGGAAACAAGGGGACAgtcaatgagagagagagagagagagcgctgtaaactgtaaacagatgtttttacacACCACCCACCAGCTCTGTGAGAGCAGGAGAATGAGTCTGGCTCAGCTCACTGAGAAG
Coding sequences:
- the LOC118117606 gene encoding cytoplasmic dynein 1 intermediate chain 2 isoform X3 — encoded protein: MSDKSELKAELERKKQRIAQIREEKKRKEEEKKKKDGDAKRGAEGGSSGSHEDSDLERKRREAEALLQSVGITPDIPHAQPLRVVTEDTCLFHYLVPAPMSPSNKSVGSDAGSQDSGDGNAGPRRGAVRLGMSKLTQVDFVPKEMVSYCKETQTPTDALSHADQKADEEEDEEIAAAPPVEDNEEKDEQGEQQDEDTPKELTEEEKLQVMHSEEFLSFFERGSRIVERALAEHVDVCFDYSGRDLEDKEGDLQAGAKLVLNRQFADERWTKNRVVTCLDWSPQYPELLLASYNNNEDAPHEPDGVALVWNMKYKKGTPEYIFHCQSEVMSAGFAKFHPNLVVGGTYSGQIVLWDNRSNKRTPVQRTPLSAAAHTHPVYCVNVVGTQNANNLISISTDGKMCSWSLDMLSQPQDSLELVFKQSKAVAVTSMAFPLGDVNNFVVGSEDGSVYTACRHGSKAGITEVFEGHHGPVTGLSCHSAGGPVDFSHLFISSSFDWTVKLWSTKSTRPLYSFEDSCDYVYDAMWSPTHPALFACVDLAGRLDLWNLNNDTEVPTASVCVEGSPALNRVRWAHTGKEIATGDSDGQVQVYDVGEQICVPKADEWTRFVRTLAEINENRDEAEELANV
- the LOC118117606 gene encoding dynein, cytoplasmic 1, intermediate chain 2a isoform X4; its protein translation is MSDKSELKAELERKKQRIAQIREEKKRKEEEKKKKDGDAKRGAEGGSSGSHEDSDLERKRREAEALLQSVGITPDIPHVPAPMSPSNKSVGSDAGSQDSGDGNAGPRRGAVRLGMSKLTQVDFVPKEMVSYCKETQTPTDALSHADQKADEEEDEEIAAAPPVEDNEEKDEQGEQQDEDTPKELTEEEKLQVMHSEEFLSFFERGSRIVERALAEHVDVCFDYSGRDLEDKEGDLQAGAKLVLNRQFADERWTKNRVVTCLDWSPQYPELLLASYNNNEDAPHEPDGVALVWNMKYKKGTPEYIFHCQSEVMSAGFAKFHPNLVVGGTYSGQIVLWDNRSNKRTPVQRTPLSAAAHTHPVYCVNVVGTQNANNLISISTDGKMCSWSLDMLSQPQDSLELVFKQSKAVAVTSMAFPLGDVNNFVVGSEDGSVYTACRHGSKAGITEVFEGHHGPVTGLSCHSAGGPVDFSHLFISSSFDWTVKLWSTKSTRPLYSFEDSCDYVYDAMWSPTHPALFACVDLAGRLDLWNLNNDTEVPTASVCVEGSPALNRVRWAHTGKEIATGDSDGQVQVYDVGEQICVPKADEWTRFVRTLAEINENRDEAEELANV
- the LOC118117606 gene encoding dynein, cytoplasmic 1, intermediate chain 2a isoform X1; translation: MSDKSELKAELERKKQRIAQIREEKKRKEEEKKKKDGDAKRGAEGGSSGSHEDSDLERKRREAEALLQSVGITPDIPHAQPLRVVTEDTCLFHYLVPAPMSPSNKSVGSDAGSQDSGDGNAGPRTLHWDPDPSTLQLHSDSELMGRGAVRLGMSKLTQVDFVPKEMVSYCKETQTPTDALSHADQKADEEEDEEIAAAPPVEDNEEKDEQGEQQDEDTPKELTEEEKLQVMHSEEFLSFFERGSRIVERALAEHVDVCFDYSGRDLEDKEGDLQAGAKLVLNRQFADERWTKNRVVTCLDWSPQYPELLLASYNNNEDAPHEPDGVALVWNMKYKKGTPEYIFHCQSEVMSAGFAKFHPNLVVGGTYSGQIVLWDNRSNKRTPVQRTPLSAAAHTHPVYCVNVVGTQNANNLISISTDGKMCSWSLDMLSQPQDSLELVFKQSKAVAVTSMAFPLGDVNNFVVGSEDGSVYTACRHGSKAGITEVFEGHHGPVTGLSCHSAGGPVDFSHLFISSSFDWTVKLWSTKSTRPLYSFEDSCDYVYDAMWSPTHPALFACVDLAGRLDLWNLNNDTEVPTASVCVEGSPALNRVRWAHTGKEIATGDSDGQVQVYDVGEQICVPKADEWTRFVRTLAEINENRDEAEELANV
- the LOC118117606 gene encoding dynein, cytoplasmic 1, intermediate chain 2a isoform X2, producing the protein MSDKSELKAELERKKQRIAQIREEKKRKEEEKKKKDGDAKRGAEGGSSGSHEDSDLERKRREAEALLQSVGITPDIPHVPAPMSPSNKSVGSDAGSQDSGDGNAGPRTLHWDPDPSTLQLHSDSELMGRGAVRLGMSKLTQVDFVPKEMVSYCKETQTPTDALSHADQKADEEEDEEIAAAPPVEDNEEKDEQGEQQDEDTPKELTEEEKLQVMHSEEFLSFFERGSRIVERALAEHVDVCFDYSGRDLEDKEGDLQAGAKLVLNRQFADERWTKNRVVTCLDWSPQYPELLLASYNNNEDAPHEPDGVALVWNMKYKKGTPEYIFHCQSEVMSAGFAKFHPNLVVGGTYSGQIVLWDNRSNKRTPVQRTPLSAAAHTHPVYCVNVVGTQNANNLISISTDGKMCSWSLDMLSQPQDSLELVFKQSKAVAVTSMAFPLGDVNNFVVGSEDGSVYTACRHGSKAGITEVFEGHHGPVTGLSCHSAGGPVDFSHLFISSSFDWTVKLWSTKSTRPLYSFEDSCDYVYDAMWSPTHPALFACVDLAGRLDLWNLNNDTEVPTASVCVEGSPALNRVRWAHTGKEIATGDSDGQVQVYDVGEQICVPKADEWTRFVRTLAEINENRDEAEELANV